The DNA sequence ATCACCATCCAATGAAATTACTATAACCTAAAAGCTGTAGATGCGATTTTAGCCAGCCCAAAAGGATTTAATTGTTGGGTAAACAATATAAATGGTCCATATAGTTTGGTCCTGTGCTTTAGAATATTGAACAatctaaattattatttttttagttcaATTATTAACTCTGTAAAATTTTTGATAAAACCTCAAACAATCTTGAGTCGTGTTTGTTCTATCTTGAACGGGTATAACAAAGCATATTGACTATAatcattttaaaaataaaaataaaaaacccttAGCTCAtcccacccttacatatgtcagtgatggtgaaattataatttatcaaCATGTCACAGCTCACTGGCATATTGACTATAATCATATAACTACGATGATGATTCTATGTGGAAAGCATGGATTACTACCCAAGTGCTTTCATTAATGAAAATGTCAAACTGAGAGGAATAGTGAAACACCGCACATATACaattgaagaaattttttttaacaagCAGCATATCCATTAAACTAATAAAGATTCATTAAACGAGAGGAGTTTTAAATTATTGAGATTTTAAGACATGGTCCAAGGCAGTGGATTGATCCTAAAAATCTCCATACTTTGGTTGCAGTTatggacatttttttttttgggtaaagatttaagggaaaatgtccatttacccaaatttaagCTACACTAAcctcacttacccaaacatcttataagattgcccacttacccagcAAATAACATATTTTTTATCTTAATACCCAACTAAGTGGCAGCTCTTCTCGCCGGACGCCCATCGTCGAAAGTAGTCTACTCATAGATTGTGTATACCCTCGTCTGTGGTTTGTACATGAGAAACGGATGGGAACAGTTTTTGTTTCAGCTATCGAGCTTTCGCGAATAACGTTTGTTGGATGATCATACCAAGAATAGATTTGCTGGAAGAGATAAAAATGGATCAGGAGCAAGTCCTCTCTACCTGGACCAGGTTTCTCTCTTGTTTTTGCTGAAGTAATGCTTCTCGAAAGGTGACGTCATCGACATGGTTGAAGTAGTGATATTGATAATGGAGATTATGCATGATCTATAACCTCAATGTCAACAAGGAGAACAAGGCCCCATTCTACCCTGATTAGAAGAAGGACTGGTATTTTAGTTGATAACAAATTAATCTAACTAGAAATATGGTATTTTAGTTGATAACAAGTTAATATATTAGACGGATTGGTATCATTCTCTATAAACTACCAGATAACTTCAGTTTCATGGCATTCACGTACTCTGAAAGATGAAATTGaatcaaccaaaaaaaattaaaactagtTGAAATTAAGAACTtctataatttttaatttttaatttgatCACGATTCCTGTAAGCTTATATGATATGAGGAGGTCAAATAtgatctaataattttttttttccagcctGGTATGAGATATGTAAATGtgcttaccaaaaaaaaaatgtgctgAGGTCAAAAATAAGATCTAGACCGCCACCGGCATAAAACAGTGTGGCTAGTGGGGATTCTCATGATGTGACTCATTCTAGGTTGGGTTATTTCAATTTTTGACCGGTCCTTGTCGATAGTATTAAGCACAAGTGCTGAAGTGGGGAATagacttaaaaaaaataaaaattaaaaaattaactaaaaaaaatcatGCAACGCCAACCTCAATTCTAGGATTAAAAAAACTTTTCAATAGCTAAGTTATGTCATCCTCGCCCTGAAATCTACAAGGGGAGACATATTGTTAGACACATATATCATAAGGCAACTTACAATAGATTTGGGTTTTCCACTTGCAATGCAATGAAATATTGATGAGGCATGGATTGGATTGAAAtgagaatttttattttatttttgagaagATGGATTGAAATGagaattacaaaatatagatgAGAACGATGATCCTCCTGGGATCTAAAGAGTCACCAAATAACATAAACTGATACAATGAACAATTTGTTCAACATTAGCTAGATTCTGACATACATTTCTTTGGCCTCCATTAAGAATTTGAAGGCTCGCTATCTACCTCAGTTGGCACAGTTGGCAGGGCATATCGGCACAAGGGGCACACGTGACCCACCTCCTGCCACCGGATAATGCAATCTACATGATAGTAGTGTGCGCAAGGTAAAGGAATAACCAATTGATCAACACAGCCTTTGGCAAAGTCATCCctacatatactacataatGGGTTCAGTTTCAGAGTCGATTCTTCCGAACTATCAAGTCTCACCATCTGCAATTTCTCAACTGATGATCTAGTCGCAGGAACGAACCTGACCCACTGAGTTTGAAAGGACTCCAATGTAAGCATATCAAGTTCCGATGAAAGCTCATCAGTGATAGTGGTACCAACATCATTTTGCTGACCCCAGGGGATATAGGTACCATGATAGTCAACTTCACGAACCGTAAATGTTTCGATGCCCCCAGCCTGTTGAAAATTCAAGGTAAAGTTGACATTGGGGGATGCCGTTATGCAATTATCAATGGCAACATGATCATCAAAACTACCCAGTAATCTAACAGTCACGTCGGCTATAACACAAGAACGCAGCCACGGACAGCAGCAGGAAGCACCTCAAATATTTTATAAAGGATGATCGTGTGCTCTTCTGGTGGGACGCCCATACTTGTAAGATGCTGCTCCAGAGCATCTAAATAAAATTCTCTGTCGTGCACAGGGACAAAACTTGCTTCTTGTGCAACTGCAGTCGTTTCGGGAGTATAgtccgttggatcatcataccAACAGCGACTTTGTTTCCGGAAATGAATACTGATCAGAAGATGGTCCTCCTCTGGAAAGGGTTGAGTTTCTTTTTGCAACACTGGTAAAAATATAATGCTTCTCGGTGGTGGACGAAGAAATGCTTGAAGTAGTGATGTGATTACTGGGTTTATATACACATCTAGCTAATTCTATCCCTAACTCACCCAGGATTTGCACCTCTACTTGTACAAGGATTAGGAATTGCGGCTCTACTTCAGTAAGGATTAGGAAAatatcttatttttctttttccaattttttttgtttcaattagAAAAACAAGGGTGTTTAACTTGATTACATAATTTAACTAGATGGCCCTAAATCAACGAGGATAACCAGCCCCTCTTCTGCAAGACAATCTAAAATCGCAGCGATGACAGTCTAACATGAAGCTTCAGCACTTGTTCACCAGTTCATGCCATTGGTCCTCTCCATTCCATTACTAGATAAGAGAACACCCTGGTGGTACACAATATGGAAAGAACAAACTGAACGCCCTAAAGGGCTTACAAAGTAGGTGAAGGTAAATTTTGGGTTTCCACTTGAAATTCATATGAACACGTGAAGAGATTGCATTCAATTTGCGAATTACAAAATACTGATCAGAACCAGGACACTCGGGATCTAAACACTCATCAACAACATAACATGATACAAGGAAGTCATACAATTATTACACGACGAACAATTTTGTTCAACATCAGCTTTGTATCTGATCAGCTGACAAATACATTTttctgcccccccccccccggttaAGAATTCGAAGGCTCGCCATCTTCCACAGTTGGCAAGGCATATCGACACAAGGGGCACACGTGACCCATCTCCAGCCACCGAATAATGCAATCTACATGATAATGGTGTGCACAAGGCAAAGGAATAACCAGTTGATCCACACCACCTTCGGCAAAGTCATCCTTACAGATGCTACATGATGGGTTCAGTTTAATAGTAGCTTCATCCAAACTATCCAGTCTCACTTTCTGCAAACTCTTAACTGATGATCTAGTTGCCGGAACAAACCTGACCCACTGAGTTTCAAAGGACTCCAATGTAAGCCTATCAATTTCCAATAAAAGCTCATCAGTGATGCTGGTATCATGATAGTCAACATCacaaattgtatgtgtttcccAGCGGCATGTACCAGTAAAGCCCCTATATTTTAAGAGGAACTTAACATTGGGGGATGACCTTATAAGATTATCAATGGCACCAAGATCACCATAACTACCCAGTAATTGCACAGTCACGTCAGCAATTAACACAAGAACACGCTTCCGGGGAACAGCCACTTGAAACATGTCAGATATTTTTTTAAGGATAGTTGGTTGCTCCTGTCGTGGGACACCCATTCTCGAAAGGTCATTGGCGAAAGTAAAAATCTGGTGTTCTCTGCTGGAGAAATCAATCGCACAACCTCTTTGTCCAGCTGGGGAGGTTTCGGAAGTAAACTCCGTCGGGTGATCATACCAACAGAGGGTCTGCTTCATGAGACAAAACGTGATCTGAAGATAGGTTTCCATACCTGGCGGTTCAATTGATTCTCTTTGTACGACTTTgctaaaaaaaatatgtttctCGGCCATCGTCGTCGACATACTTGTAGTGATATCCAAAATGGTGATTGTGGTTGATGATCACTAAACTACGATATATATACACATCTATCTACCTATATCCCTAATCAACAAGGAGAAAATAACCCATTTCTATCAGGATTAGGAAAACGcgtcaaccaaaaaaaaattgaaaaaataaaggtgTTTGAAATTATATGCAGGTGGCCCTAAAACTTCATCCCCTCTCCTACAAGGATTAGGCagatccatttttttttttcttaatatcAAATAATCAAAACAAGACTCCCAGATCTGGATTCAAAATTAGAAAAGAAATCAAAAAGCCAAACAAACAAACTGAAAATGAATCAACAATCAATCTAACGAGGCAAAGGAATCAACAGACAATCGAATCAAAACAGAAGCAACCACTTCACACCTGATTAAGTTGACAAGAGGTGGTGGGATTGAGCAGATGAGGCAGTTAGGAAGCCAGTGAGCGAACGAACGAACGAACGATTGGTGATGAGCGGCCTAGTGGGAGTTCTATTTAAACTAGTGCAGCGGATAGGTTTACCAATGTTTAATGGGCTGCTGGTAACAAacaagcccaaaagcccaaaataAATGTGCAGTCATTAGCTAATGGCAACAAACAAGTGAATGTACAACTTCTCCCTATCAATCTCACTACTGAGAATAACCAAACAGTCAAGATTGCATTAAAAACTTGAGAGATAGTTACATTGCTGACCTCTGCAAACTCAAAACATGAAGTTGGCCAATATATTTACTTACAAATATATTTCAAGTTGAAAGCACTTCCATACAAGTATGGATATCAGATAaaagtgagaaaaagaaaaatatattaaatatcCTAAAGCTTTTGAATAGGAAAAACATTGAGAATGTTTGCCACATATGTTGGCAGTTCAATGAATGGTGTATGCAACATTTCCAATAAGCTTTTGTCCTGAAATGATGCAATGGTTTTACATGACAACTGATTTTCAGTATACTTAAGCATCTGACCTTGTATATTTGTGAGGAAATTTTCTGCCAACTCATACGTCAGAATGCATATAAACACACATACTTCAGTCTTCGCGGTCTCGGTCATCCCCATAGCTTTGAATAGAGTCTGAACAGAGACTGATATTTGATTTGTGCCACAACAACTCGTTCAGCCTAAGAAGTATACTGAAATTACATCTTTAAACCAGaatcgtgtgtgtgtgtgtgattgaGACaagatagagaagaagaaaaaagaacttcACGCACCAACTGTCAAAAGTTGGGACAGTATATACCTGAATCTTCAAACATTCTTTAGCCTCCACAGGCTGATGAATCCCATCAGGCCACCTTCTCTTTCCTTCACGCTGCCTGTGAGCTGCAAATATAGTTTAATGACTTTCAGTTTCTAATTCAATGAGACTTAAATCTGTACTTTTCTATGAATGTCATCATTAATCTTAATATTTTGATCCAAGAAACTCACAGTTATCAGTGATATGGCAAGAACACAATAATCAAGTATTACATGGTTACAGTCGGATTATTTATGCTAATAATATTTTCAGTAGAATTCTTTTATTAATCTTGTTCTGGCCTATCAGTTTTGCttattaaaagtaaaaagtagaCCTAAGCTTAGATATCTCTTTCCATATCCTATCAGGAAGGGGATTGGAAATCACCTCATCAGCTGCATGTCTAGCAACTCTGCTACAGCTGCATCAAGTATCAACAAGGGTAAAACGAACTGAATACATGCAGGAATAAGGAACAGGAAGCAAATGAAGCATATAACCTGAACATGCCTCCAAAAGCCAACTAATGTGAAGTACACTTGACTGGAGTACATAGGGTGCATCCGCATATGGTTTTGACAATCTGTAAACCAAAAGATAATTTAAGATAAGTAGGAATTCATGGCAGGAAGTCTTCAGACATGGATTCTGTAATTTTTGCCTGTAATCAGTTTGTAGCTATTTCACAGACCGCAACATGTTCGGTTGTCAATTCTTTAGATCAGCCCAATAAGAAATTTGACAGATATATGTTGACCAATATGAAGGAAATACACCCAGTGAATTTTACCTCATGTATATGATATTTCATAGTCCGGTAAACCAGAATTTAAATACCCAATTGTGGTTACAAATACATCAAGTACGTGGAACCTCTTAGTCAGTGGGGATCCCCATAGACAGTGCCATATAAACATTAACTTAAAGTAAACAAAGAGATACAAACTCTATGAATAAGTGGTAAGAACTATTACTTCTTTGTTCACCTTGTGTGTCCCTCTCTCCCTCAGCAATTCTGTTGTTTCCAGATTTCCGATATTAACACACAGAATTTAACTCATCAGTTTCATCATCATGGCATAATTGAATTTCTCATATATGGTGTTCTGCAAACTAGAACTATAACACAGGTGAAATCAATAATCAACAATTGTCTAGAGTTCTAAATTTTAACAAACCCGAAACCAAAAGAAAGCGAGGAATTTTAATATATTCATGCTGCATTGCAGAACCCATCAAACATAGACATGAATCCAGCTCAAGATAGAAAAAATGATAGAGCATACATAGAGATGAACATGGAAGCGAGTAACTATAATGCAACTGAATGTATGTTGgcaccaaaaattaaaatatgaatCAAAACCCAGCAAGTGACCCAGATAAAATACAACAAAGTTTATAGCAACTGACCTCGGCAAAAGGAAGAAATAGAAGCCATAGTGAAGAACCCAGCAATAGAATTAGACCAAAGAGACGAAATATCAAACAGGAAGGTTATTTTGGGGAAAATAAATGCCTCATTTTTTAGAGGGTTTGAAATTGGGAATGATGGAGGTGACCTTATGCTAATGGAGTAATGGGTATGACTGTATGGGGAAGAGCAGGTCCATTTTGGTGGCAATATAGGAAACCAAAAATATGGACGGCTCAAGAACCGAGTACATGCCAAAAATATGTCTTTCCTTGGCTTGTGATGGAAGGAAGGGATTAACGGAGTTTGCCATTTCTAGAAACTAGATAATGggcttttttgttttggtttcaaTAACGTATTGCGTAATACCATCGATTTATCTGATTGGGGAATAAAGTTCTAATCCTACCGGCAGTTTGTGTATCTTTTCCATCTTCTTTTAATTATATACTAGCAGCACCCACCATTATGTGTGTGAAGATAAGTTAAAGATAGTGAGAAAACTTTTCGTACAACTACCACATTTtctgctattttttttattcttttgttttctatatTACAATTTACTGTGTTATCCCTATTGATTAATTAcatttcatagttttttaatataaaaatgttaaattggtaaaaaaattcagttttgaagagcaaactctcttctcttaataatagtatagatatacacactaaaaaacaaaaaacacaaacaacttattaatattttttttatattatatcATTATTTACGTATGCATTGAAATGCTTCAACGCTTAAAGTCTGCGTATCAGAACAAGTTCgatcacccttttttttttttcttgaatcaATCAATGATTGCATTACTAAAAGCTTAAGCCAGAATGACATTACATACCTCTCTGCTACCATTCAAAGATAGACAAGAGGTTGTGGAGGTAACACACGGTACATAGTGCTAGACCATTTATTAGACATCCAGTGCTCACTTATCAAAACGAGCCTATTAACTAAGATAATCTAGGACATAGTAATAGGCCGAGTAAAACTATACTTATTAGCGCTCGTAAGAAAATTAACAAGCATAGTCCCTAGAAATAAATTGGAATTATTTAGTAAACAAGCTAAATTAAGGAAAAAGGCCCAAAGGGCAGCCCAAAAGAAAACCCCAAAACTCAAGTCCAGCAAGTTGGAGCAACCCAAGCCTAGGCCTCCTCCTTCGCGCACCAGCAACACCCACAGGCGGCCGCCTCGCCTCCCATTCTGGCTACCCCGATCCATACCGCCCTACACCACGTTGCCGACCACAACGCCCACACCACGACACCCAAACCTCGTCTCCTGCACCACGACACCTGCACCTTGGCATCTGCACCACAACGCCTGCACCATGTCGCCCGACTACATTGCCTGCACCATGGAGCCCCGCTTGATAGACGCCGTGCACCATCGTTGACCGAGCCCTACCTCTGTACGGCACCGCCACTGCTCATCAAAGGAGTCAAAAACCAGGTCTTCGCTGCCTCCTCCCTGCCAAATCG is a window from the Rosa chinensis cultivar Old Blush chromosome 2, RchiOBHm-V2, whole genome shotgun sequence genome containing:
- the LOC121051361 gene encoding E3 ubiquitin-protein ligase RING1-like; amino-acid sequence: MGVPPEEHTIILYKIFEVLPAAAGGIETFTVREVDYHGTYIPWGQQNDVGTTITDELSSELDMLTLESFQTQWVRFVPATRSSVEKLQMVRLDSSEESTLKLNPLCSICRDDFAKGCVDQLVIPLPCAHYYHVDCIIRWQEVGHVCPLCRYALPTVPTEVDSEPSNS
- the LOC112186142 gene encoding uncharacterized protein LOC112186142, producing the protein MSTTMAEKHIFFSKVVQRESIEPPGMETYLQITFCLMKQTLCWYDHPTEFTSETSPAGQRGCAIDFSSREHQIFTFANDLSRMGVPRQEQPTILKKISDMFQVAVPRKRVLVLIADVTVQLLGSYGDLGAIDNLIRSSPNVKFLLKYRGFTGTCRWETHTICDVDYHDTSITDELLLEIDRLTLESFETQWVRFVPATRSSVKSLQKVRLDSLDEATIKLNPSCSICKDDFAEGGVDQLVIPLPCAHHYHVDCIIRWLEMGHVCPLCRYALPTVEDGEPSNS